acGAGGCAGCCAAGCGGTCCAGAGAGAAGAGGCGAGCCAAGGACACGGTCTTAGAGAGGCGGGTCACGAGCCTTCTGGAGGAGAACGGCCGCCTGAGAGCCGAGCTGCTGGCGCTGAAGTTTCGCTCCGGCCCGGCTAAAGACTCCTCTGATGTTTCCATCCTGCCGCTCTGTGCTCTCCCAACGACAAGACCGACGCGCTTCTACCAACCTCACGCCGATGGATCCCCATACCTCAATACGCCGTCCAGCACCCACCACGCCCACCCTCATCCTCCACAGCCGATGTCAAGTCACGCCGTGTCCGAGGAGTCCGGCGTGTCCACGGCGTGCGGCTCGAACGCGGGCAGCCCTGTGTTTTTCGGCGACGCGCTCGGCGAGCGTTGCGGGCCTTCTCCGAGGGAGCTGATGGAGGAGCGGCAGGGCTACGACTCCCACGTCTGTCCCACGGAGGCCAACGGGGGTCAGTACGGAAGCAGACAAGACTCTCCTGAGGGTTTGAGGAGCCTCCCGCATAAGCTCCGCTTCAAAGGAGCTGCCGGTTTCAGCGACGCGGGGGAGTTGTCTCCATCGTCCTCTGACGCCAGACCCAGCGGACCGCCTGTTGCCACAGTGTGGCCAAACATCCAGGTGAGGGGCCCCCAGCAGGCGGGATGGGACAATCCAACAGAGGGTCAGGCCGCTTGGTCCCGGGAGGAGGCCTCTGGTGGACCGGAGCAGCAGTATCAGGGACAGTATaactcctcctccctgcacaACTCCAGGGGCACCAAGTATTCAACGGAGGACGTCAGTCTCAGGTCTCAGATCAGCTGTTTGTCTCAGGAAGTGACCCAACTCAAGAGGCTCTTCTCTCAACAGCTGCTCTCAAAATCACTGAAAGCCTGAGCGCCAGGACGACTTCACGGACAGATTTCTCACGACATCTTTACGAGCCATCGATCTTACAGACGTCCGGCTCCCACGGGACAGCGAGGCCCCTGTGTTCACACCTCCGGACAAACCTTATTTGCGACGCCTCTTTCACTGGGACAGCCAACTAAACCAGAAAGCACCCACATGTTGAACTTTTTAAATAAGAATTAATTAATTCACGCAAAAGTAAAAGTGATGTGTTAAATCATCACATGATCATGTCGATTTCCTGGGATTTGAAGGAGGCTGTACATTTCTGAATACTTGGCGGAATACTTAGAAACactgaacatcaacaacaatctGACCGAAGACGTATTTTTAAATTCTTTACTGTATGTGTATCTGACTTATGACAGCAAGGAGTCATAACCGTATATTTACTTGttcagaattattattatatatatatatatatatatatatatatatatataattgaactGTACTTGGAAATATATTATCTTATATAAACAACTGATGGATCTCTTATGACTTAAAAATAATATCTGtacttttttttacatgacaAACCAACCTGCATTTAGTGTAACTGTAAAGGCAAAGCATGCCGTATTCACTGTCTTCCAGATGATATGTTATTATtaacattataattattatacattattatgtattatattaaatcTATGATCTCAGATGAAATGAGTGTGAACAATATCCAGCAATAAAATCCTtcttcaaaaagaaaatgtgtttttattggtcCTAAAGGCCACATGTATCTTTAGAGACACAGTGATAATCATACATTATGCAGGAGAGTTCTAAAAAAAACCCAGCAACTGCATTTTGCATTACATCAcaggccagagaggagaggagtaagAAACAGCCAATCCAGTttaagacgagagagagagagagagctattcTGGGTGTGCCactggagagaaggagaggtgcaCTGCGCACGAGTCATCAATACATTTTATTCCCCCAGCCCTTTTCTTTTGAATTTCAGATATGACCTTAACTTCCTTTAATGAATGCTTTAACCCAACCCTAACACTAACCCAAAccctgtattatatttgtttgtgtgtgtgtatgtgtatatatatacatatatatatatacttcattttgtattttacattttatattttatattttattctcgtgtgtttagtttattggtgctgctactgtgacgacaaatttccccttggggattaataaagtatatatctatctatctaactaccccccccccccccctccttctcctcctgtcttTCCACCCTCGCTGAACTGGGGTCTCTGAAATGGGGGGACATTGCCAGGGAGTGGTGCTTGTATGCAGGGAGACGAGTTAGACTCGGCATGAGTCATCTATCACGTCAGCGGTATGAAATCTATTTATAGCAACGAAGCAGCTGCGGTGGAGACTGATTGGCCCGTGTGGAAGTGAAGGGAACAGATTCAGgatacatgaacacctggaaaGAGTTACACATCTGCAGATAAACATTAAAAGAGCTGCCCTGGAATGCAATCTTACAGCAGCTGGAGGCAGAAAGCAGCAATACATACGCTGCATTGTTAATTGTGGTCTGACACTATGATTCACTTGACTGAAGGCCATTATTCTTTATTAAAGTAACACATTCTTGA
The nucleotide sequence above comes from Pseudoliparis swirei isolate HS2019 ecotype Mariana Trench chromosome 24, NWPU_hadal_v1, whole genome shotgun sequence. Encoded proteins:
- the LOC130190810 gene encoding uncharacterized protein LOC130190810; amino-acid sequence: MTGQTVGGILQDLSVPSLLAVEGPEFRPLGKALSFTGEAVSILTSTSELARTLLGHTFALKHEEGLANAEAKAGGGCDEDTGNNARRKREFIPTDKKDDGYWDKRRKNNEAAKRSREKRRAKDTVLERRVTSLLEENGRLRAELLALKFRSGPAKDSSDVSILPLCALPTTRPTRFYQPHADGSPYLNTPSSTHHAHPHPPQPMSSHAVSEESGVSTACGSNAGSPVFFGDALGERCGPSPRELMEERQGYDSHVCPTEANGGQYGSRQDSPEGLRSLPHKLRFKGAAGFSDAGELSPSSSDARPSGPPVATVWPNIQVRGPQQAGWDNPTEGQAAWSREEASGGPEQQYQGQYNSSSLHNSRGTKYSTEDVSLRSQISCLSQEVTQLKRLFSQQLLSKSLKA